Proteins encoded within one genomic window of Balaenoptera ricei isolate mBalRic1 chromosome 10, mBalRic1.hap2, whole genome shotgun sequence:
- the ZC3H10 gene encoding zinc finger CCCH domain-containing protein 10 yields MPDRDSYANGTGSSGGGPGGGGSEEASGTGAGSGGASSDAICRDFLRNVCKRGKRCRYRHPDMSEVSNLGVSKNEFIFCHDFQNKECSRPNCRFIHGSKEDEDGYKKTGELPPRLRQKVAAGLGLSPADLPNGKEEVPICRDFLKGDCQRGAKCKFRHLQRDFEFDARGGGGAGGGGSTGPVPPGRRHDLYDIYDLPDRGFEDHEPGPKRRRGGCCPPDGPHFESYEYSLAPPRGVECRLLEEENAMLRKRVEELKKQVSNLLATNEVLLEQNAQFRNQAKVMTLSSTAPATEQTLAPTVGTVTTFNHGIAQTHTTLSSQALQPRPVSQQELVAPAGAPAAPPANAAPPAAPPPPPPHLNPEITPLSAALAQTIAQGMAPPPVSMAPVAVSVAPVAVSMAQPLAGITMSHTTTPMVTYPIASQSMRITAMPH; encoded by the coding sequence ATGCCTGACCGGGACAGCTATGCCAACGGCACTGGGAGCAGCGGTGGAGGCCCTGGAGGCGGTGGCAGCGAGGAGGCCAGTGGGACAGGGGCAGGCAGTGGCGGGGCCAGCTCAGATGCTATCTGTAGAGACTTCCTGAGGAATGTGTGCAAGCGAGGCAAGCGTTGCCGCTATCGCCATCCGGACATGAGTGAGGTGTCCAACTTGGGGGTGAGCAAAAATGAGTTCATCTTCTGCCATGACTTCCAGAACAAGGAGTGTAGCCGCCCAAACTGCCGATTCATCCATGGCTCCAAGGAGGATGAGGATGGCTATAAAAAGACAGGAGAGCTTCCCCCTCGGCTGAGGCAGAAAGTGGCAGCCGGCCTGGGCCTTTCACCAGCTGACCTACCAAATGGGAAGGAGGAGGTCCCTATCTGCCGTGACTTTCTCAAGGGTGATTGCCAGAGAGGCGCCAAGTGCAAGTTCCGTCACCTGCAGCGGGATTTTGAGTTTGATGCCCGGGGTGGAGGAGGTGCTGGTGGTGGGGGCTCAACAGGCCCAGTTCCCCCAGGACGACGTCATGACCTCTATGATATCTACGACCTCCCTGACAGGGGCTTTGAGGACCATGAGCCAGGCCCCAAGCGCCGGCGAGGTGGATGCTGCCCCCCAGATGGCCCCCATTTTGAATCATATGAATACAGCCTGGCTCCACCCCGAGGGGTGGAGTGCAGGCTGCTAGAGGAAGAGAATGCCATGCTCAGGAAGCGGGTAGAGGAGCTAAAGAAGCAGGTCAGCAACCTTCTGGCCACCAACGAGGTACTGCTGGAACAAAATGCCCAGTTCCGCAATCAGGCCAAGGTCATGACCCTGAGCTCCACTGCACCAGCAACTGAGCAGACTCTGGCccccaccgtgggcactgtcaccactttTAACCATGGCATCGCCCAGACTCACACTACTCTCAGCAGCCAGGCTCTACAGCCTCGCCCCGTGTCCCAGCAAGAACTGGTGGCCCCTGCGGGAGCTCCAGCTGCTCCCCCAGCTAACGCTGCACCGCCTGCCgctccaccacccccacccccacacttGAACCCAGAGATCACGCCACTGTCGGCTGCTCTGGCTCAAACAATTGCCCAGGGAATGGCACCCCCACCTGTTTCCATGGCTCCTGTGGCTGTATCTGTGGCTCCTGTGGCTGTATCGATGGCCCAGCCCTTGGCAGGAATCACAATGAGCCACACCACCACTCCCATGGTGACTTACCCCATCGCCTCCCAGAGCATGCGTATCACAGCCATGCCACACTGA